One stretch of Janibacter limosus DNA includes these proteins:
- a CDS encoding uracil-xanthine permease family protein: MTQTDQDTETRPPFGLGWRLHGDGREVLPGEVVTPGERLSWPRTIGLGAQHVVAMFGATFLVPLITGLPPATTLFFSGVGTMLFLLITAGRVPSYLGSSFAFIAPLAAASTSHDMPTALGGVVMAGITLALLGVVVQLAGDRWLRAIMPATVTGAIVALIGLNLAPSAKTNFIVSPVTGLVTVAVILLVTVATRTLFSRIAILVGVAAGYLTAVVRGEVDFAKVQTADWLGAPTFTAPHFDIAVAGLFIPVVLVLVAENVGHVRSVASMTGEDLDPITGRALIADGLATTLAGAGGGSGTTTYAENIGVMAATRVYSTAAYWVAAVVALLLSFSPKFGEAIATVPQGVLGGAGVVLYGMIGLLGAKIWVEAKVDFGNPINLMTAAVALIIGIADFTWSVGDLQFAGIALGTVAALVGFHLMRGINLVTRAVPDPLTPTA; encoded by the coding sequence TCGTCACGCCGGGGGAGCGGCTGTCCTGGCCGCGGACCATCGGCCTGGGGGCGCAGCACGTCGTCGCGATGTTCGGCGCGACCTTCCTCGTCCCGCTCATCACCGGACTGCCGCCGGCGACGACGCTCTTCTTCAGCGGCGTCGGCACGATGCTCTTCCTGCTCATCACCGCGGGGCGGGTGCCGAGCTACCTCGGCAGCTCCTTCGCCTTCATCGCACCTCTCGCCGCGGCCTCCACGAGCCATGACATGCCGACCGCCCTCGGCGGCGTCGTCATGGCGGGCATCACGCTGGCCCTGCTCGGGGTCGTCGTCCAGCTCGCCGGAGACCGGTGGTTACGGGCGATCATGCCCGCCACCGTCACCGGCGCGATCGTCGCGCTCATCGGGCTCAACCTCGCGCCGAGCGCGAAGACCAACTTCATCGTCTCGCCCGTGACCGGCCTCGTGACGGTCGCCGTCATCCTGCTCGTCACCGTCGCGACACGGACCCTCTTCTCCCGCATCGCGATCCTGGTCGGTGTCGCGGCGGGCTACCTCACCGCTGTCGTTCGTGGGGAGGTCGACTTCGCCAAGGTCCAGACGGCCGACTGGCTCGGTGCCCCGACCTTCACCGCGCCCCACTTCGACATCGCCGTGGCCGGGCTCTTCATCCCCGTCGTCCTCGTCCTCGTGGCCGAAAACGTCGGGCACGTGCGGTCCGTCGCCTCGATGACGGGCGAGGACCTCGACCCGATCACCGGGCGTGCGCTCATCGCCGACGGGCTGGCGACGACCCTGGCGGGGGCTGGCGGTGGGTCCGGCACGACGACCTACGCCGAGAACATCGGGGTCATGGCGGCGACCCGGGTGTACTCGACGGCCGCCTACTGGGTCGCGGCGGTCGTCGCGCTCCTGCTGTCCTTCTCGCCCAAGTTCGGCGAGGCCATCGCGACCGTGCCCCAGGGCGTGCTCGGCGGCGCGGGCGTCGTCCTCTACGGGATGATCGGACTGCTGGGCGCCAAGATCTGGGTGGAGGCCAAGGTCGACTTCGGCAACCCGATCAACCTGATGACGGCCGCGGTCGCCCTGATCATCGGCATCGCCGACTTCACCTGGTCGGTCGGCGACCTGCAGTTCGCAGGGATCGCCCTCGGCACGGTCGCCGCGCTCGTCGGCTTCCACCTCATGCGCGGCATCAACCTCGTGACCCGAGCCGTGCCCGACCCGCTCACGCCCACCGCGTGA